From the genome of Kaistella daneshvariae, one region includes:
- a CDS encoding M20/M25/M40 family metallo-hydrolase has protein sequence MKYSLLKILPLFLGGILFSQQNADSIQFKNISDEILVNGKAYENLRDLTQNVGQRLSGSAGYEKATDWAVQKLKEAGADKVWKEEVMVPVWVRGAESLQIKEGNGKWKTLKMLSLGNSEGTKGKDVEAEIVFVRTKEDFDKLSDDQVKGKIIFFNYAFNQKFVNTGQAYGDAGKYRRSAASWAGKRGAKAVIIRSLSSALDDVPHTGSMRYDEDDKARIAAVAIGPKSADELEKTLKTQKVFAKLNSNCTMKGEKLSHNVIGEITGNNDKSVLVVSGHLDSWDVGEGAHDDGTGIVQSIEILRAFKKLGLKNNHTIRVVCFANEENGVKGGNQYAQNIKKNNEKHIFAIESDGGGFTPRGFGLVMTPEQRAQIQSWRNLFLPYNVHNFEMQYAGTDITPMEPAGVPLAELVVDSQRYFDIHHSNEDTFDKVNRRELLLGATAMAQLIYMIDKSW, from the coding sequence ATGAAATATTCTTTACTAAAAATACTTCCGCTCTTTCTGGGCGGAATTTTATTTTCGCAGCAAAATGCGGATTCCATCCAATTCAAAAACATTTCCGATGAAATTTTGGTGAATGGCAAAGCCTATGAAAATCTGCGCGATTTAACCCAGAATGTCGGTCAGCGCCTCAGCGGTTCCGCGGGTTACGAAAAAGCCACCGATTGGGCGGTACAGAAGCTGAAAGAAGCCGGCGCTGATAAAGTCTGGAAAGAAGAAGTGATGGTTCCGGTTTGGGTGCGCGGTGCAGAATCGTTGCAGATAAAAGAAGGAAACGGAAAATGGAAAACGCTGAAAATGCTTTCGCTGGGAAATTCCGAAGGAACAAAAGGCAAAGATGTAGAAGCTGAAATCGTTTTTGTACGCACCAAAGAAGATTTCGATAAACTTTCGGATGACCAGGTAAAAGGCAAAATTATTTTCTTTAATTATGCTTTTAACCAAAAATTCGTGAATACCGGACAGGCGTATGGCGATGCCGGGAAATACCGCCGCAGCGCTGCTTCGTGGGCAGGAAAAAGAGGCGCAAAAGCTGTCATTATCCGCTCGCTTTCTTCCGCTTTGGATGATGTGCCGCACACCGGAAGCATGCGTTATGACGAAGATGACAAAGCCAGAATTGCCGCGGTTGCGATCGGCCCGAAAAGCGCAGATGAACTGGAAAAAACGCTGAAAACCCAAAAAGTTTTTGCCAAACTGAATTCCAACTGCACCATGAAAGGCGAAAAATTGTCGCACAACGTTATCGGAGAAATTACGGGAAACAATGATAAAAGCGTGCTTGTGGTGAGCGGCCACCTGGACTCCTGGGATGTAGGCGAAGGTGCGCACGACGACGGAACCGGAATTGTACAAAGCATCGAGATTTTACGCGCTTTCAAAAAACTCGGTTTGAAAAATAACCATACGATTCGCGTGGTGTGTTTTGCCAATGAAGAAAACGGCGTAAAAGGCGGTAATCAATACGCGCAAAACATCAAAAAAAATAACGAGAAACATATTTTCGCTATCGAAAGTGACGGCGGCGGCTTTACGCCACGCGGTTTCGGTTTGGTGATGACGCCGGAACAGAGAGCGCAGATCCAATCCTGGAGAAATCTTTTTTTGCCGTACAACGTGCATAATTTTGAAATGCAATACGCGGGCACCGATATCACGCCGATGGAGCCTGCGGGAGTTCCTTTAGCGGAGCTGGTGGTGGATTCGCAGCGCTATTTCGATATTCACCACTCCAACGAAGATACTTTTGACAAGGTGAACCGCCGCGAACTTTTGCTTGGCGCCACCGCAATGGCACAACTGATCTATATGATCGATAAAAGCTGGTAA
- a CDS encoding SRPBCC family protein: MSNNGVSLHRVLTAKPEKVFRAFTDANAFLSWLAPYGMFAEIEEMEVKVGGKYKMSFTNFSTGKKQSFGGEYLQVVPNRLLKYIDRFDDPNLPGDMITSISFTPVSVGTELKITQENIPAAIPLDVCDLGWQESLEN; the protein is encoded by the coding sequence ATGTCAAACAACGGCGTTTCTTTACACAGAGTTTTAACGGCGAAGCCGGAGAAAGTTTTTCGTGCTTTTACAGATGCTAATGCTTTTTTGTCCTGGCTCGCGCCCTACGGCATGTTCGCTGAAATTGAAGAAATGGAGGTGAAAGTCGGCGGAAAATACAAAATGTCTTTTACCAATTTTTCCACCGGAAAAAAACAGTCTTTTGGCGGCGAATATCTGCAAGTAGTGCCCAACCGGCTTCTAAAATACATCGACCGTTTCGACGATCCCAATTTACCCGGAGATATGATTACCTCAATTTCCTTCACACCGGTTTCCGTAGGAACAGAACTTAAAATTACACAGGAAAATATTCCCGCAGCCATTCCCTTGGATGTGTGTGATTTGGGCTGGCAGGAATCCCTGGAAAACTGA
- a CDS encoding DUF305 domain-containing protein: protein MKKILLVFSLSFMIISCTETEKISPDSGKISENSEKNEMVELMDEMMDDMHSDKPTGYIDADFANMMIAHHQGAVDMSQLLLEKGKDAELKKFAQKVIADQNTEIAIMKKYAAKTANFPENKEFEQALNQSMAAMMNSDTKVYNDIDKDYAAQMIPHHQSAVDMAKVYQKFGKENELLNLSDMIVQHQTSEIAQLQAWLDKN from the coding sequence ATGAAAAAAATACTGCTGGTTTTCTCCTTGTCATTCATGATAATCTCCTGCACCGAAACCGAAAAAATTTCCCCTGATTCTGGCAAAATTTCAGAAAATTCTGAAAAGAATGAAATGGTGGAGTTGATGGATGAAATGATGGACGATATGCACAGCGACAAACCTACGGGATACATCGATGCTGATTTTGCCAATATGATGATCGCACACCATCAGGGCGCAGTGGATATGTCGCAACTTCTCCTTGAAAAAGGAAAAGACGCAGAGCTGAAAAAGTTCGCTCAAAAAGTCATAGCAGACCAAAATACCGAAATTGCTATAATGAAAAAATATGCCGCTAAAACGGCAAATTTTCCGGAAAATAAAGAATTCGAACAGGCGCTGAATCAGTCCATGGCGGCAATGATGAACAGCGATACGAAAGTGTATAACGACATCGACAAAGATTATGCAGCGCAGATGATTCCACACCATCAAAGCGCTGTTGATATGGCAAAAGTGTATCAGAAATTCGGCAAGGAAAACGAGCTGCTGAATCTTTCCGATATGATCGTGCAGCATCAAACCTCGGAAATTGCACAATTGCAGGCGTGGCTTGATAAAAATTAA
- a CDS encoding diacylglycerol kinase family protein produces MRKPPLQRSFANAFKGLIWILRNERNFQIEFLALLSNIFLIFYFQVSPAEAAIIILVCFAVLSLELLNTCIEKICDVVQPEFDARIKIIKDVAAGAVFLMAIAAIIIGLLIYPKYVF; encoded by the coding sequence ATGAGAAAACCGCCGCTGCAGCGCAGTTTTGCGAATGCCTTTAAAGGTTTGATTTGGATTTTGCGAAACGAGCGAAACTTCCAGATTGAATTTTTGGCACTTCTAAGCAATATTTTTCTGATTTTCTATTTTCAGGTTTCGCCCGCGGAGGCGGCGATTATTATTTTGGTTTGTTTCGCGGTGCTGAGTCTGGAACTGCTGAATACGTGCATTGAAAAAATCTGCGACGTGGTGCAGCCGGAATTTGATGCGCGCATCAAAATCATCAAAGATGTGGCGGCAGGCGCGGTATTTCTGATGGCAATTGCGGCAATAATTATTGGATTGCTGATTTACCCGAAATATGTTTTTTAA
- the lpdA gene encoding dihydrolipoyl dehydrogenase, whose translation MNYDIIVIGSGPGGYVTAIRAAQLGFKTAIIEKESLGGICLNWGCIPTKALLKSAHVFKYLQKAEDYGLNKVENPGFDFSKVIQRSRGVAQKMSGGIAFLMKKNKIDVIMGTAKVQKGKKVSVADKDGKTTEYSAEHIIIATGARSRELPNLPQDGKKVIGYRQALSLPEQPKSMIVVGSGAIGIEFADFYNTMGTKVTVVEFMPNILPVEDEDTSKHVEKSLKKAGIEIMTNASVESVDTSGNGVKATVKTEKGNITLEADILLSAVGISSNIEGQGFEEVGIQTEKGKVLVNEWYQTSVPGYYAIGDILPTQALAHVASAEGITCVEKIKGLHVEKIDYGNIPGCTYAHPEVASVGLTEKQAKEKGYELKVGKFPFSASGKATANGDTDGFIKVIFDAKYGEWLGCHMVGDGVTDMIAEAVVARKLETTGHEVLKSIHPHPTISEAVMEAVAAAYGEVIHI comes from the coding sequence ATGAACTACGATATTATTGTCATCGGCAGTGGACCTGGTGGTTACGTTACGGCAATCAGAGCCGCACAATTGGGTTTCAAAACTGCGATTATCGAAAAAGAAAGTTTAGGCGGAATTTGCTTAAATTGGGGTTGTATCCCGACCAAAGCTTTGCTGAAATCTGCACACGTTTTTAAATATTTACAGAAAGCCGAAGATTACGGTTTAAATAAAGTTGAAAATCCGGGTTTTGATTTTTCTAAAGTTATCCAGCGAAGCCGCGGCGTGGCTCAGAAAATGAGCGGCGGAATCGCTTTCCTGATGAAGAAAAACAAAATCGATGTCATCATGGGAACTGCAAAAGTTCAGAAAGGTAAAAAAGTTTCTGTTGCTGATAAAGACGGAAAAACCACTGAATATTCCGCAGAACACATCATCATTGCGACCGGTGCGCGCTCCCGCGAATTGCCGAACTTGCCACAGGACGGCAAAAAAGTCATTGGTTACCGCCAGGCTTTAAGTCTTCCGGAACAGCCAAAATCCATGATTGTTGTGGGTTCCGGCGCTATCGGAATTGAGTTTGCGGATTTTTACAATACCATGGGAACCAAAGTGACCGTAGTAGAATTCATGCCGAATATTCTTCCCGTGGAAGATGAAGATACTTCAAAACACGTTGAAAAATCGCTGAAAAAAGCCGGTATCGAGATTATGACCAACGCGTCTGTAGAATCGGTAGATACTTCCGGAAACGGCGTAAAAGCGACCGTGAAAACTGAGAAAGGAAACATTACTTTAGAAGCCGATATTTTATTGTCCGCAGTTGGAATCTCCTCCAATATTGAAGGCCAAGGTTTCGAAGAAGTGGGAATTCAGACTGAAAAAGGGAAAGTTTTGGTGAACGAGTGGTACCAGACTTCTGTTCCGGGTTATTATGCGATTGGTGATATTTTACCGACTCAGGCTTTGGCGCACGTTGCTTCTGCGGAAGGAATTACCTGCGTGGAAAAAATCAAAGGTCTGCACGTAGAAAAAATCGATTATGGCAATATTCCTGGTTGTACGTATGCGCATCCTGAAGTTGCGTCGGTTGGTTTAACTGAAAAGCAGGCAAAAGAAAAAGGGTACGAACTGAAAGTGGGTAAATTCCCGTTCTCAGCCTCCGGAAAAGCGACCGCAAACGGCGACACCGACGGTTTCATCAAAGTAATTTTTGATGCGAAATACGGCGAGTGGCTCGGCTGTCATATGGTGGGCGACGGCGTAACCGATATGATTGCAGAAGCTGTAGTGGCGCGTAAACTGGAAACGACAGGACATGAAGTGCTGAAATCCATTCACCCGCACCCAACCATCTCCGAAGCGGTAATGGAAGCTGTAGCAGCCGCATACGGCGAGGTGATTCACATTTAA